CTGCCCCGGATCACCCCGGCGGCCCGGGCCACCTCGTCGGCCGGCGCGTCCGGGCGGAACTCCAGCGCGCCCGCGTGCAGGCTGAGCAGGGAGATCCGGTGGGCCAGCACGTCGTGCATCTCCCGGGCGATCCGGGTGCGCTCCAGGTGGCGGGCCTGGGTGACCCGCAGTTGCTGCTCCGCCTCGGCCCGCTCGGCCCGCTCCCGCAGCGACACGATCAACTGCCGCCGGGCCCGGACGAACATCCCCCAGGCCAGCACGGCGAAGCTGAGCACCACGCCCCAGGACACGGTGGCCCAGTACGGCATGCTCGGGTCCGGGCGCAGCCAACTGAAAACCAGGTTGGTGACGAGGCCGACACCGGTGACCGCGATCGCGACGGCGGTGCGCCGGTGCACCACCACTGTGAAGTACAGGATCAGCAGCGGGATGGCGGCAGCCATCGAGAACATGGTGAGCGGCACGGTCGCCACCGCCAGCCCGAGCGGCCACCGCCGACGCACCCAGAGCAGCCCGCAGCAGACCAACCCGAGCACCGTGTCCACGCCGGTCATCCAGCCGTGCGGCAGCGCGGTAGCCATCGCCGGCTCGGGCGACAGCGCGTCGGCGGCGGCGAACAGCACCCACAGCAGCCCGATCAGGAAGGCGAGGCTGTCCACCACCCAGTCGCGGGTGGTGCGGCGCGGACGCGTACGCCCTCGGTCAGCCGGCACGACCAGCTCCCCAGGCAGCAGCCAGGGGTGTTCCGGGACGGCGAGGCTGGTCACGACGCCAATGCTAGGCAGCCGACGGGCAACACGACCAGCTACCAAAGTCGAGACCCTCGAGTCGACCAAGGTCGGTGCGGCGCCGACCGGTGGCCGCAGCGGATGGCCGGGCGGCGCGGGCAGGCTCGACGACATGATCACCGTTGAGAACCTCACCAAGCGATACGGGCCGCACCCGGCGGTGGACGACGTGTCGTTCCAGTGCGAGCCGGGCACCGTGACCGGCTTCCTCGGGCCGAACGGCGCCGGCAAGTCCACCACGATGCGGATGATCTGCGGGCTCACCGCACCGACCGCCGGCCGCGCCGCCGTCTCCGGGCGCCCCTACCGGGAGCTGCCCAACCCGGGGCGGGAGGTCGGGGTGCTGCTGGACGCCTCCGCCCAGCACGCCGGGCGGACCGGCCGCGAGGCGCTGACGCTGTCCGCGTACACCATGGGGTTGGACCGGCGGGAGGTCGCCGCGAAGCTCGACCTGGTCGGGTTGAACGCGGTGGCCGCCAAGCGGCGGGTACGGGCGTACTCGTTGGGCATGCGCCAGCGGCTCGGCCTGGCACAGGCGCTGCTCGGCGACCCCCGGGTGCTGATCCTCGACGAGCCGGCGAACGGCCTGGACCCGGAGGGGATCTTCTGGATGCGCGGCCTGCTGCGCGACTTCGCCGACCGGGGCGGCACAGTGCTGCTCTCCTCCCACCTGTTGCGCGAGGTGGAGGCGGTCGCGGACCGGCTGGTGGTGATCGGGGGCGGCCGGATCGTGGCCCAGGGCACCAAGGACGACCTGCTCGCCGGCGGCGGCACGCTGGTCCGGGCCCGCGACGGCGCGGCGCTGCGCCGGGCGCTGGACGCGGCCGGCCTGACCGCCGCCGACGGCGCCGACGGACTGCTGGTGCAGTCCGACGCCGAGGCGGTCGGCCAGGCCGCCGCGGACGCCGGCGTCGCGCTGGCCGAGCTGCGCCCAGCCGGCGGCGGTGGCCTGGAACAGCTCTTCCTCACCCTGACCGCCGGCGAATCCACCAAGGAGGCCGTCCGATGAGCACCACCACCGCGCCCGCCGCCAACACCGTCACGCCCCGGCAGCACGCGCCGGCGCACCGCCCGTCGCTGCTCCGGCTCACCGCCGTGGAGCTGCGCAAGCTCGTCGACACCAGGGCCGGCCGCTGGCTGCTGATCACCATCGGCCTGATCGCCGCCGCGATCGCCACCATTCAGCTGATCTACGCCAGGGACGCCGAGCAGACCTTCGTCAACTTCTTCACGCCCTCGCTGCTGCCGATCGGGGTGCTCCTACCGGTGCTCGGCATCCTGTCGATCACCAGCGAATGGTCGCAGCGGACCGCCCTCACCACGTACGCCCTGGTGCCCCGCCGGGAGCGGGTCGTGGCCGCGAAGCTGATCGCGGTGGCGCTGGCGGCGCTCGCCTCGGTGCTGGCCAGTCTGGCCGTCGCCGCCGCCGGAACGCTGCTGGCGTCCGTCACCGGCGGCGCGGGCACCTGGCAGATCGACGCGTCGCTGATCCTGAACGCGGCGATCTTCCAGGTCACCGGCGTGCTGATGGGTGCCGCCTTCGGCCTGCTGCTGCTCAACCCGCCGCTGGCCATCGTCGGTTACCTGCTGCTGCCCACCCTCTGGGGGGTGCTGGGCGAGCTGGTGCGACCCCTGCGCGGCCCGGCCGGCTGGCTGGACACCAGCCGGACCATGGAACCGCTGTTCAGCGGCGACGCCATCACCGGCGAACAGTGGGGCCGGATGGCGGTGTCCCTGCTGGTCTGGATGGTCGTCCCGCTGGCCGCCGGCCTCATCCGGACGCTGCGCCGCGAG
Above is a window of Micromonospora coriariae DNA encoding:
- a CDS encoding sensor histidine kinase, giving the protein MTSLAVPEHPWLLPGELVVPADRGRTRPRRTTRDWVVDSLAFLIGLLWVLFAAADALSPEPAMATALPHGWMTGVDTVLGLVCCGLLWVRRRWPLGLAVATVPLTMFSMAAAIPLLILYFTVVVHRRTAVAIAVTGVGLVTNLVFSWLRPDPSMPYWATVSWGVVLSFAVLAWGMFVRARRQLIVSLRERAERAEAEQQLRVTQARHLERTRIAREMHDVLAHRISLLSLHAGALEFRPDAPADEVARAAGVIRGSAHAALQDLREVIGVLRAEGDGDAPEPPQPTLADLPALIAESRAAGVRVNVTDSVGAAGDVPVALGRAAYRIVQEGLTNARKHAAGAAVTVDLAGGPGTGLTVAISNRWPVGNPTGAQLPGAGTGLVGITERVTLAGGRLAYGRDDAGDFRLAAWLPWPA
- a CDS encoding ABC transporter ATP-binding protein; translation: MITVENLTKRYGPHPAVDDVSFQCEPGTVTGFLGPNGAGKSTTMRMICGLTAPTAGRAAVSGRPYRELPNPGREVGVLLDASAQHAGRTGREALTLSAYTMGLDRREVAAKLDLVGLNAVAAKRRVRAYSLGMRQRLGLAQALLGDPRVLILDEPANGLDPEGIFWMRGLLRDFADRGGTVLLSSHLLREVEAVADRLVVIGGGRIVAQGTKDDLLAGGGTLVRARDGAALRRALDAAGLTAADGADGLLVQSDAEAVGQAAADAGVALAELRPAGGGGLEQLFLTLTAGESTKEAVR
- a CDS encoding ABC transporter permease; the encoded protein is MSTTTAPAANTVTPRQHAPAHRPSLLRLTAVELRKLVDTRAGRWLLITIGLIAAAIATIQLIYARDAEQTFVNFFTPSLLPIGVLLPVLGILSITSEWSQRTALTTYALVPRRERVVAAKLIAVALAALASVLASLAVAAAGTLLASVTGGAGTWQIDASLILNAAIFQVTGVLMGAAFGLLLLNPPLAIVGYLLLPTLWGVLGELVRPLRGPAGWLDTSRTMEPLFSGDAITGEQWGRMAVSLLVWMVVPLAAGLIRTLRREVS